In Leptospira sp. WS58.C1, a single genomic region encodes these proteins:
- a CDS encoding LIC_10572 family protein yields the protein MANRRKPPRKTSGNKKQESSHKHPGGGNRGHQQKKKPEHGRPNRHQQHTVATKISETMKELPMKAPQSAGSSGTLVKVIGFLAVALIVFFGYFIVQEYLDKTPVYGKHGWDEEVGSPVAWEDAVRYCSSRKKRLPDKEELKTFSKRADKKIKTIGLFWSTSAAGDKGDYMTVNLSSGDFSPSPSTNKFAVICVK from the coding sequence ATGGCGAACCGTCGTAAGCCTCCCCGCAAAACTTCCGGGAATAAAAAACAAGAATCTTCCCACAAACACCCAGGCGGAGGAAACCGCGGTCATCAGCAGAAAAAAAAGCCGGAACATGGTCGTCCAAATCGCCACCAGCAGCATACTGTAGCGACTAAAATTTCGGAAACAATGAAAGAACTTCCTATGAAGGCACCTCAATCCGCGGGAAGTTCAGGGACTCTTGTAAAAGTTATCGGATTTCTCGCGGTAGCATTGATCGTGTTTTTCGGTTATTTTATCGTTCAGGAATATTTGGATAAGACCCCTGTTTATGGAAAACACGGTTGGGACGAAGAAGTCGGATCACCGGTAGCCTGGGAAGATGCGGTTCGTTATTGTTCTTCCAGAAAAAAGAGACTTCCGGACAAGGAAGAGCTTAAGACATTCTCCAAAAGAGCGGACAAAAAGATCAAAACCATAGGATTATTTTGGTCTACAAGTGCAGCCGGAGACAAGGGTGACTATATGACGGTAAACTTGAGCAGCGGGGATTTTTCTCCAAGTCCAAGCACAAACAAATTCGCAGTAATTTGTGTGAAATGA
- a CDS encoding amidohydrolase family protein codes for MASQIRKISGKFQNSKGSFIGTVELDLKTGLILSVQKGKILQSSNLEELTFDPDKFVIFSGFGDIHVHAREDESGKHKYKEDFLSAGNAAINGGVIHIADMPNNPIPPTDDITYAKKRELADHSPVRITLYAGIGPHTKPLKVHVPYKAFMGPSIGELFFYSNEQLEETIRHYKGCNVSFHCEDPEILEKNQNETYHEDRRPAIAETLATDFALYLIEKYDLIGKLCHYSTEEGLKKIIDAKNRGVKVKCEVTPTHLYFDRTMLTDENRHWFQMNPPLRGPEDKEALLRGVKDGWIDFLATDHAPHSIEEKLKGTSGISQLDTYSLFVTWLHKTAGISLEKISEICAENPGDFVAEFLPKEYGKGFGKIEEGYCGSFTVLDFETPTTFKKEDIKSKSGWSPFEGVTFPGSIASVIHLGKKVR; via the coding sequence ATGGCTTCTCAAATCCGAAAAATTTCGGGAAAATTCCAAAATTCCAAAGGATCCTTTATTGGAACGGTGGAACTGGATCTGAAAACCGGCCTTATACTTTCCGTTCAAAAAGGCAAAATATTACAATCTTCTAATTTGGAAGAGCTAACATTTGATCCGGACAAGTTTGTGATCTTTTCAGGCTTCGGCGATATCCATGTACACGCAAGAGAAGACGAGTCCGGGAAGCATAAATATAAGGAAGATTTTTTATCCGCTGGAAATGCAGCGATCAACGGAGGTGTGATCCATATCGCGGACATGCCCAATAACCCAATCCCTCCTACCGACGATATAACTTATGCTAAAAAAAGAGAACTCGCGGACCATTCTCCTGTTCGGATCACTTTATACGCGGGTATAGGTCCTCATACAAAACCTCTTAAAGTTCATGTTCCATACAAAGCATTCATGGGCCCTTCTATCGGAGAATTATTCTTTTATTCCAATGAGCAGTTGGAAGAAACTATACGCCATTATAAAGGATGTAATGTCAGTTTTCATTGTGAAGATCCTGAAATTTTAGAAAAGAACCAGAACGAAACCTATCATGAGGACAGAAGGCCGGCTATTGCGGAGACTTTAGCTACGGACTTCGCACTTTATTTGATCGAAAAATACGATCTGATCGGAAAGTTATGCCATTATTCCACGGAAGAAGGTTTAAAGAAGATCATCGATGCTAAGAATAGGGGAGTTAAAGTAAAATGTGAAGTAACTCCTACTCATCTCTATTTCGATAGAACCATGCTTACGGACGAGAACCGCCATTGGTTCCAAATGAATCCACCTCTCCGAGGACCGGAAGACAAAGAGGCATTACTCCGAGGAGTCAAAGATGGTTGGATCGATTTTTTAGCTACGGATCACGCTCCGCATTCTATCGAAGAAAAACTAAAAGGTACATCCGGTATTTCTCAGCTGGATACTTATTCTTTATTCGTGACTTGGCTGCATAAGACCGCAGGAATTTCTTTGGAAAAAATTTCCGAAATTTGTGCGGAGAATCCCGGCGATTTTGTGGCGGAGTTTTTACCGAAAGAATACGGAAAAGGGTTCGGAAAGATCGAGGAAGGTTATTGCGGAAGTTTTACGGTTCTAGATTTTGAGACTCCGACTACATTCAAAAAAGAAGATATAAAGAGTAAGAGCGGATGGTCTCCTTTTGAAGGTGTTACTTTTCCTGGAAGTATAGCTTCAGTCATTCACCTCGGAAAAAAGGTAAGGTAG
- a CDS encoding LLM class flavin-dependent oxidoreductase produces the protein MIRLSVLDQSPIRKGGTAFQAVQETIELAKLTDRLGYHRYWVSEHHNILGLAGSSPEVLISHLAGETKGIRMGSGGIMLPNHSSLKVAENFRMLETLFPGRIDLGLGRAPGGDRLTAAILNPSNSFVQNDFIQQLMDLRDFLTDNAEPDSIQEKVKAIPVAETCPELWILTSSGESALIAAHFGMALSFAQFINPTGGYASIRAYKERFQPSESLKTPQASVGLFVLCADTKEKADELQAVMDRQLLNIEKGISEGILSYEEIKPYVYSDLERVRLLHNRGRMIAGTPDTVKKRIIDLTGEYGIDEVVVSTITYDFKDRVRSYELLAEAFELEKRL, from the coding sequence ATGATCCGATTAAGTGTTTTAGATCAGTCTCCTATTCGCAAAGGTGGGACCGCATTCCAAGCGGTCCAAGAGACGATCGAACTTGCAAAACTTACGGATAGACTTGGTTATCACAGATATTGGGTTTCAGAACATCATAATATTCTTGGATTAGCCGGATCTTCTCCCGAGGTTTTGATATCTCATCTTGCAGGAGAAACAAAAGGAATACGTATGGGTTCCGGCGGGATCATGCTTCCCAATCATAGTTCTCTCAAAGTGGCCGAAAATTTCAGGATGCTTGAGACGCTCTTTCCGGGAAGAATAGATCTGGGACTCGGCAGGGCGCCGGGTGGAGATCGGCTAACGGCTGCTATATTGAATCCTTCCAACAGTTTTGTCCAAAATGATTTTATCCAACAACTGATGGATTTACGGGATTTTTTGACGGACAATGCGGAACCTGATTCTATCCAGGAGAAGGTAAAAGCGATCCCGGTTGCGGAAACCTGTCCTGAACTTTGGATCTTAACTTCCAGTGGAGAAAGCGCTTTGATTGCAGCTCATTTCGGGATGGCTCTTTCTTTCGCTCAGTTTATCAATCCTACCGGAGGATATGCGAGTATCCGGGCTTATAAGGAAAGATTCCAACCTTCAGAATCATTAAAAACTCCTCAAGCAAGCGTGGGACTTTTTGTGTTATGCGCGGACACAAAGGAGAAGGCGGACGAACTACAGGCGGTAATGGACAGACAACTTTTAAATATTGAAAAAGGGATTAGCGAAGGTATTCTTTCTTACGAAGAAATTAAACCTTACGTTTATTCTGATTTGGAAAGGGTCAGGCTATTGCATAATCGCGGAAGAATGATTGCAGGCACACCCGATACGGTCAAAAAAAGGATTATAGATCTAACTGGGGAATATGGGATAGATGAAGTAGTGGTCTCTACGATCACATACGATTTTAAAGATAGAGTTCGCTCTTACGAACTATTGGCGGAAGCTTTTGAATTAGAAAAAAGATTATAA
- a CDS encoding neutral/alkaline non-lysosomal ceramidase N-terminal domain-containing protein: MKKFRLTIILPFFFFLFSGPTFSGTAKPQIKEFNFEAGMSKVDITGPPIGIMFWGYAQEGQKGEGIHLRQFARALVVKDPKSEKVLAYVTAELGGVPHEVQRDVVARLKKEVDPNFNLANVLLNASHTHSAPAGFFHYIQNSIYTTKFFPEYYSVIVNGIFQAIKEAYSKKEAAQLLVGSAIVEGAGVNRSLTAYQANPKEERDKYDSDTDKTMIQLSINTRRGVIGIVNWYGVHTTSMTFDNHLVSTDNKGYASYLSESEAAKRGQKDFIAIYAQANEGDVTPNLNLNNTGPGKDMFESTKIIGERQYLSSSKILNDNNLRALPSGLNYTQSFIDMPNSIVRKEFSETGKDERTCLSAYGYALAAGSTEEGGGHWLFHEGMKDEDRKFYIDWLAARLLQAPSDELRVCQKPKAILFPMGETKPDPSLSQILPLGLATIGDFALIISPNEVTTMSSRRMKETVRKVLGPKIKEIALSGLTNDFAGYITTKEEYSTQQYEGGHTLHGPFSLDLFRQEYDRLANDLLQNKVSAQGPFPKDLSKTVIGTDVPHRERISSFEPKIKTPNENFVKIGESVSCEVSSVNPNISYPKQRSYFDVEKKEGDKWITVYTDSDWATKFYFKKSFLSLFDDKIRLVWETDKNDAPGVYRLKHSSFYINKEGKEVPFSIDCPEFELK, from the coding sequence ATGAAGAAGTTCCGTTTAACGATTATTCTTCCATTCTTCTTTTTTCTCTTTTCCGGTCCTACTTTTTCCGGAACCGCCAAACCTCAGATCAAAGAATTTAATTTCGAGGCCGGAATGTCCAAGGTAGATATCACAGGACCTCCTATCGGGATCATGTTCTGGGGTTATGCGCAAGAAGGACAAAAAGGAGAAGGTATACATCTCCGGCAATTTGCAAGAGCTTTGGTCGTCAAAGATCCTAAATCCGAAAAAGTATTAGCCTATGTGACAGCGGAATTAGGCGGAGTTCCTCATGAAGTGCAGAGAGATGTTGTAGCCAGATTAAAAAAAGAAGTAGATCCTAATTTTAATTTAGCAAATGTTCTTTTGAACGCTTCCCATACCCATAGCGCTCCGGCAGGATTCTTCCATTATATTCAAAATTCCATATATACTACTAAGTTTTTTCCCGAATATTATTCAGTGATCGTAAACGGGATCTTTCAGGCGATCAAAGAGGCTTATTCCAAGAAAGAAGCCGCACAATTGTTGGTCGGAAGCGCAATTGTAGAAGGAGCCGGAGTCAATCGTTCCTTAACGGCATACCAAGCAAATCCTAAGGAAGAAAGAGACAAATACGATTCCGATACGGATAAAACAATGATCCAACTTTCTATAAATACCAGAAGAGGTGTGATCGGGATCGTGAATTGGTACGGTGTACATACTACAAGTATGACCTTCGATAATCATTTGGTATCGACCGATAATAAGGGATATGCTTCTTATCTTTCGGAATCCGAAGCCGCAAAAAGAGGACAAAAAGATTTTATCGCGATCTATGCTCAGGCAAACGAAGGAGATGTGACTCCCAACCTGAATCTAAATAATACAGGCCCGGGAAAGGATATGTTCGAGAGCACCAAGATCATAGGAGAAAGACAATATCTTTCGAGTTCCAAGATCTTGAATGATAATAATCTCAGAGCCTTACCTTCCGGTCTTAACTATACACAATCTTTTATAGATATGCCTAACTCGATCGTTCGTAAGGAATTTTCGGAAACCGGAAAAGACGAAAGAACTTGTTTGTCCGCATATGGTTATGCTTTGGCGGCAGGTTCCACGGAAGAAGGTGGAGGTCACTGGCTTTTCCATGAAGGAATGAAGGACGAAGATAGAAAATTCTATATTGATTGGTTGGCCGCAAGATTATTGCAAGCTCCAAGCGATGAATTGAGAGTATGCCAAAAACCTAAGGCGATCCTATTCCCTATGGGAGAAACAAAACCGGATCCTTCTCTTTCTCAAATCTTACCTTTGGGGCTTGCAACCATCGGTGATTTTGCCTTGATCATTTCACCTAACGAAGTCACTACGATGTCCAGCAGAAGAATGAAAGAAACAGTCAGAAAAGTGTTAGGGCCTAAGATCAAAGAGATCGCACTCTCAGGATTGACCAACGATTTCGCGGGATATATTACTACTAAGGAAGAATATTCCACACAACAATACGAAGGCGGTCATACTCTTCATGGTCCGTTTAGTTTGGATCTTTTCAGACAAGAATACGATAGACTTGCAAACGATCTTCTACAGAACAAGGTTAGCGCCCAAGGACCCTTTCCTAAAGATCTAAGTAAAACCGTTATAGGTACGGATGTCCCTCACAGAGAGAGGATCTCTTCTTTTGAACCAAAAATAAAAACCCCGAATGAAAATTTCGTAAAGATCGGAGAATCCGTTTCCTGCGAAGTGAGCTCCGTAAATCCGAATATCTCTTATCCGAAACAAAGATCCTATTTCGATGTGGAGAAGAAAGAGGGAGATAAATGGATCACTGTTTATACTGATTCCGACTGGGCTACTAAATTCTATTTTAAAAAATCATTTCTATCTTTGTTTGATGATAAGATCCGATTGGTTTGGGAGACCGATAAGAATGATGCTCCTGGAGTTTATAGGCTCAAACATTCCTCCTTCTATATTAACAAAGAAGGAAAAGAAGTGCCATTCTCCATTGATTGCCCCGAATTCGAATTAAAATAG
- a CDS encoding methylated-DNA--[protein]-cysteine S-methyltransferase encodes MILSKEIQSPIGILLAGAVEEGICLLEFTEKERLELQLSRLKKVFGEDIQPGESKFFPLLERQLREYFEGKRKEFDVPLVILGTDFQRKAWEALHSVVYGKTNSYEAQAIRIGDKNAVRAVAKANGENRIAILIPCHRIVGKSGDLTGYGGGLWRKKFLLELEQKFSDSPTLPFFRGE; translated from the coding sequence ATGATCCTCAGTAAAGAAATACAATCTCCTATAGGGATACTTCTCGCCGGTGCGGTGGAAGAAGGTATCTGCCTTTTGGAATTCACCGAAAAAGAGAGGCTGGAACTCCAACTCAGTCGGCTCAAAAAAGTTTTCGGCGAGGATATACAACCGGGAGAAAGTAAGTTCTTTCCTCTTTTAGAAAGGCAGCTTCGGGAATATTTCGAAGGTAAAAGAAAAGAGTTCGATGTCCCTCTTGTAATCTTAGGCACTGATTTTCAAAGGAAGGCTTGGGAAGCGCTACATTCGGTCGTGTATGGAAAGACAAATTCTTATGAGGCTCAGGCAATCCGGATCGGAGACAAAAACGCAGTCCGCGCGGTTGCAAAAGCGAATGGAGAAAATCGGATCGCGATCTTGATCCCCTGCCACAGGATCGTGGGAAAAAGCGGAGATCTAACAGGATATGGAGGTGGACTCTGGAGGAAAAAATTCCTGCTCGAATTAGAACAAAAATTTTCCGATTCTCCTACCTTACCTTTTTTCCGAGGTGAATGA
- a CDS encoding TetR/AcrR family transcriptional regulator produces MTAVAAPRPRRRTRNSLNKESIVQAALDILNEEGIDGLSMRRIAEKLDCSVASPYSHFKSQQDIIKIIISQGEAQLTETLRASRLNGKNSYEKLTLIARAYYDFSGNNQELHKVMFNTVHGHMHRKAFPKLPTSYRVFLETIRAGVRSGEFKIKEEDYPSLARTMYSWMYGIIVLDMTGMLKKRGIGDPLDEGFLFFRKILLDKE; encoded by the coding sequence ATGACTGCAGTAGCTGCTCCGCGTCCTAGAAGGCGCACTAGAAATAGTTTAAATAAAGAATCCATCGTCCAGGCGGCTTTGGATATATTGAACGAAGAAGGAATTGATGGGCTGTCCATGAGAAGGATCGCCGAAAAGTTGGATTGTAGTGTAGCAAGCCCTTACTCGCACTTTAAAAGCCAGCAAGATATCATCAAAATTATCATTTCCCAAGGAGAAGCTCAGTTAACCGAAACTCTGAGAGCTTCCAGACTGAACGGAAAAAATTCCTATGAAAAATTGACCCTAATTGCAAGAGCTTATTACGATTTTTCCGGGAATAACCAAGAATTACATAAGGTAATGTTCAACACCGTTCACGGGCATATGCACAGAAAGGCTTTTCCGAAACTTCCAACCAGTTATCGGGTATTTTTGGAAACTATCCGAGCGGGCGTTAGGTCGGGAGAATTCAAGATTAAAGAAGAAGATTATCCCTCTCTCGCACGAACGATGTATTCTTGGATGTATGGGATCATTGTTTTGGACATGACCGGAATGTTGAAAAAAAGAGGGATCGGCGATCCACTGGACGAAGGCTTTTTATTTTTCCGGAAAATTCTTTTAGATAAAGAATGA
- a CDS encoding homoserine dehydrogenase codes for MQTIRIGLIGAGTVGTGVLKILSEESARFEKEYGISLNVHTICTRTPSKIAPISKLFSKVTVTDDYKQVVGNPEIDIIIELVGGTTISEEIVLTALQSKQTVITANKALLSEKGEIIYRTAEENQTEIGFEASVGGSIPIIRAIRNCLAGDKFLGLYGILNGTTNFILSKMETEGLDYKEALKLAQEKGFAEADPSFDVEGIDTAHKISIIGSLAFGEKIPLQNIVVEGITKITRLDIAFASDLGYRIKLLGLVRKLDGKIEARVQPVMIPKHHAFASVMNETNAVYYKTAFAGPGLIVGKGAGALPTASSVVSDLIYYGSRRGKNLPMEKNRFPKASISEANQTEARYYLRFNTLDQPGVLAEIAKDLGTNGVSISSVRQNESETEPAEVVVVTHPCVEASISASLGRIDASEVVLEPSVAIRLEDKL; via the coding sequence ATGCAGACGATTCGAATCGGATTAATTGGCGCAGGGACGGTCGGCACAGGAGTTCTTAAAATTCTTTCGGAAGAATCGGCAAGATTCGAAAAAGAATACGGTATCTCGCTAAACGTACATACGATTTGTACCAGAACTCCCTCCAAAATCGCCCCCATTTCGAAATTATTTTCCAAAGTAACTGTAACGGATGATTACAAACAAGTAGTGGGAAACCCCGAAATCGATATCATTATCGAACTTGTTGGAGGTACAACAATCTCCGAAGAAATCGTATTAACCGCCCTACAATCCAAACAGACAGTAATCACAGCGAACAAAGCGCTTCTTTCCGAAAAAGGAGAGATTATTTATAGAACGGCAGAAGAGAACCAGACCGAAATCGGATTCGAAGCTTCCGTCGGAGGTTCTATTCCGATCATCCGAGCCATACGGAATTGTTTGGCAGGTGATAAGTTCCTTGGGCTTTATGGGATCTTAAACGGAACAACTAACTTCATCCTTTCTAAAATGGAAACAGAAGGTTTAGATTATAAAGAAGCTCTAAAACTCGCTCAGGAGAAGGGATTTGCGGAAGCGGATCCAAGTTTCGACGTAGAAGGAATAGATACAGCCCATAAGATCAGTATTATAGGCTCCTTGGCATTCGGAGAGAAGATCCCTCTACAAAACATAGTGGTGGAAGGTATAACAAAGATTACACGACTGGATATCGCATTCGCTTCGGATCTGGGTTATAGAATCAAGTTACTTGGCCTTGTTAGAAAATTGGACGGTAAGATAGAAGCGAGAGTCCAACCTGTAATGATCCCAAAACATCACGCATTCGCAAGTGTGATGAATGAGACAAATGCGGTGTATTACAAAACCGCATTTGCCGGTCCAGGTCTGATCGTAGGAAAGGGAGCAGGCGCTTTGCCTACAGCCTCCTCCGTGGTTTCGGATCTGATCTATTATGGCTCAAGACGGGGCAAAAATCTTCCGATGGAAAAGAACAGATTTCCAAAAGCATCCATATCAGAAGCGAACCAAACCGAAGCCAGATATTACCTGAGATTTAATACTCTGGACCAACCTGGGGTTTTGGCGGAAATCGCAAAAGATTTGGGAACAAACGGAGTATCTATTTCTTCTGTCCGCCAAAACGAATCGGAAACGGAACCTGCGGAAGTAGTCGTGGTCACACATCCTTGTGTGGAAGCTTCCATTTCCGCATCTTTAGGAAGGATAGACGCTTCCGAAGTGGTTTTAGAACCTTCGGTTGCGATCCGATTGGAAGACAAATTGTAA
- a CDS encoding HAMP domain-containing protein: MFVLTFSSVSYLTGFLLSGLCAFFLLSRREKYETTLHLGWVFLYSALLELSFLLGTSFFHPLSFLHRWVSLPSAFLICAHLCLYFFLLNSQASEKTGRILLGAGYFLALSILVLHIIGTIFSKPVYDFGGGVYDVIHRPNERVIFWFGIFYVSLILLFGAWRGFQAHRSDVQLMALSFWVPFLLLLGTTILFHLKEIAYPLDRAIGLSFWNPIFLTALFLAWLIHLRASGEAFSLRSPILLGIILLLVFVFQGSSWLFLQPGLESFNETVKERLKAQDLSPDSYLLSVQDNDGFVLTASGGLETSLFAESKRDLILSFIWNNPSSLNKEFPSYAKVAESLKGSDKYSENLIGFSKYLEKFRKKIRNLPPKDIRDRILEQISPDGKEEKLALFLKILSGSVRNSSAEGEALRSFVLDQMRELVPEGEPRFRRIQGITMGEYYYSVIQKSPGKTQIKEIGIPYQEFLAFETGLLKKPVLAFLICLLLFAIAINSFFSFFVIQPLDRLYSALELATEGDLQRELHPEAWDEIGSLADQFNRMIQSIRTEESPEYSSFSQNEPVSRPSGVISSWKEISDRIKKTSSVSELRKFLSDLQGSHESHPVRSKLILKLGLKIKDYQTAYLAAQELREMGIVKDPEMLFILSYCAKKTGDIQEAIRLSEELRSISQSHTQNNLHLADMYYHTNRLDEARDLAIQIRKEQGPSAAVTKLLNAIEKKGA; this comes from the coding sequence ATGTTTGTTTTAACTTTTTCCAGCGTCAGTTATCTTACCGGATTTCTTCTTTCCGGGCTCTGCGCTTTTTTTCTTTTGAGCAGAAGGGAAAAGTATGAAACAACCCTGCACCTAGGTTGGGTATTCTTATATTCCGCGTTACTCGAGCTTTCCTTTTTACTCGGGACTTCTTTTTTTCATCCTCTCTCTTTTTTGCATCGATGGGTTTCTTTACCTTCCGCATTTTTAATTTGTGCCCATCTTTGTTTGTATTTTTTCCTCCTGAACTCACAGGCTTCCGAAAAGACAGGAAGGATCTTATTGGGGGCAGGATATTTTCTTGCCTTAAGTATTTTGGTCCTTCATATAATAGGGACAATATTCTCCAAACCTGTTTATGATTTCGGCGGAGGGGTCTACGACGTAATCCATAGACCGAACGAAAGAGTGATCTTTTGGTTCGGTATTTTTTATGTTTCTCTAATTTTACTTTTTGGGGCATGGAGAGGATTTCAGGCTCATAGATCGGATGTTCAATTGATGGCGCTTTCTTTTTGGGTGCCATTTTTGCTTCTTCTTGGGACTACGATACTTTTTCATTTAAAAGAGATTGCGTATCCTTTAGACAGGGCCATCGGACTTTCTTTTTGGAACCCTATCTTTTTGACCGCATTATTCTTAGCTTGGCTGATCCATTTAAGGGCATCTGGAGAAGCTTTTAGTCTCCGATCTCCTATTTTACTCGGGATAATATTATTATTAGTATTCGTGTTCCAAGGAAGTAGTTGGCTTTTTTTACAACCCGGTTTGGAGTCCTTTAACGAAACGGTAAAAGAAAGATTAAAGGCTCAAGATCTATCCCCCGATTCTTATTTACTTTCCGTGCAAGACAATGACGGATTTGTGCTGACCGCTTCCGGAGGATTGGAGACTTCGCTTTTTGCAGAATCCAAAAGAGATCTGATCCTTTCCTTTATCTGGAACAATCCTTCCTCCTTAAACAAAGAATTCCCTTCTTATGCAAAGGTTGCGGAGTCTTTGAAGGGTTCAGATAAATATTCTGAAAATTTAATAGGATTTTCCAAATATTTAGAGAAGTTCCGTAAGAAGATCAGAAATCTTCCTCCGAAAGATATTCGGGACCGGATCTTGGAACAAATCTCGCCCGATGGAAAAGAGGAGAAGTTGGCCTTATTCTTAAAGATACTTTCCGGTTCCGTGAGAAACTCTTCCGCAGAAGGAGAGGCATTACGGAGTTTTGTTTTGGATCAAATGAGAGAATTGGTCCCGGAAGGGGAGCCTCGTTTTAGGAGGATCCAAGGAATTACGATGGGAGAATATTACTATTCCGTAATCCAGAAATCTCCCGGTAAAACACAAATAAAAGAGATCGGTATTCCTTATCAGGAATTTCTGGCGTTCGAGACAGGATTATTGAAAAAACCGGTTCTCGCGTTTTTAATTTGCCTTCTTCTTTTTGCCATAGCGATCAATTCGTTTTTCTCCTTCTTCGTAATCCAACCTTTGGACAGACTATATTCGGCCTTAGAACTTGCGACCGAAGGGGACCTGCAAAGGGAATTGCATCCGGAAGCTTGGGATGAGATCGGAAGTTTAGCGGATCAATTTAATAGAATGATCCAGTCTATTCGAACGGAAGAAAGTCCGGAATATTCTTCTTTTAGCCAAAATGAACCGGTATCTAGACCGAGTGGAGTAATTTCTTCTTGGAAAGAAATTTCAGATCGGATCAAAAAGACCAGTTCGGTTTCCGAATTGAGAAAATTCCTCTCCGATCTGCAAGGAAGCCACGAGTCACATCCGGTTCGTTCCAAATTAATTTTGAAACTCGGTTTGAAGATCAAGGATTATCAAACTGCTTATCTGGCCGCCCAGGAATTGAGAGAGATGGGGATAGTGAAAGATCCTGAGATGCTTTTTATCCTGTCTTATTGTGCAAAAAAAACGGGAGATATCCAAGAAGCTATCCGTTTGTCTGAAGAACTTAGATCCATTTCCCAAAGTCATACACAAAATAATCTGCATCTCGCAGATATGTATTATCATACAAATCGTTTGGACGAGGCTCGTGATCTTGCCATCCAAATTCGTAAAGAGCAAGGACCTTCCGCAGCTGTTACGAAACTTTTGAATGCGATAGAAAAAAAAGGCGCTTAA
- a CDS encoding acetyl-CoA C-acetyltransferase, which yields MEEAVLLDGIRTPFGNFGGTLKDVSAVDLGVLVSKSLLERTGVNPSDIGESIFGNVVPTGKEAIYLARHIGLKTGLPITVPALTLNRLCGSGMEAIIQAAKKIYLGESEAVLAGGSESMSNAPYVVRNARWGVRYGSAEFEDTLEQGLTDQYVGLIMGATAENLADQYKISRAEQDEWAGISQTRAEKATVEGRLKEEILPVTVGGKKPVTLEKDEFIKGAASIEKLSALKPAFRDGGTVTAGNASGLNDGAAATIVTSASYAKKIGKKPLAIIRGYGHAGCDPAKMGIGPALAIPIALKKAGLKLSDMSLVEVNEAFAAQYLAVQKELGLNPEITNVNGGAVAIGHPLGASGARVTITLAYELRRRKAKYGVASLCIGGGQGIALILENPEA from the coding sequence ATGGAAGAAGCAGTTTTGTTGGACGGAATCCGCACCCCTTTCGGAAATTTCGGCGGAACATTAAAAGACGTAAGTGCAGTTGATTTGGGAGTATTAGTCTCTAAATCTTTGTTGGAAAGAACAGGAGTCAATCCTTCCGATATAGGTGAGTCTATTTTCGGGAACGTGGTTCCCACTGGAAAAGAAGCCATCTATCTTGCTAGACATATCGGACTCAAAACCGGATTACCGATCACAGTTCCAGCTTTGACCTTAAACAGACTTTGCGGTTCCGGAATGGAAGCAATCATCCAAGCAGCTAAAAAGATCTACTTGGGAGAATCGGAAGCAGTCCTTGCAGGCGGATCCGAATCCATGAGCAATGCACCTTATGTTGTGCGTAACGCAAGATGGGGAGTGAGATACGGCTCCGCAGAATTCGAAGACACGTTAGAGCAAGGACTCACCGACCAATACGTAGGACTCATTATGGGCGCTACTGCGGAAAATCTTGCTGACCAATACAAGATCAGCAGGGCAGAACAAGACGAATGGGCCGGGATCTCCCAAACCAGAGCGGAAAAAGCAACGGTAGAAGGTAGACTAAAAGAAGAGATCCTGCCCGTAACTGTAGGCGGAAAAAAACCGGTAACATTAGAAAAAGATGAATTTATCAAAGGCGCCGCTTCTATCGAAAAACTATCCGCACTTAAACCTGCATTTAGAGACGGTGGAACGGTAACTGCAGGAAACGCATCCGGTCTGAACGACGGAGCGGCAGCGACTATCGTTACCTCCGCTTCTTATGCTAAAAAGATCGGCAAAAAACCTTTGGCGATTATCAGAGGATACGGACACGCAGGATGCGATCCTGCAAAAATGGGGATCGGACCTGCGTTAGCAATTCCGATCGCTCTTAAAAAAGCCGGCTTAAAACTTTCCGACATGAGCCTTGTAGAAGTAAACGAAGCGTTTGCTGCTCAGTATCTTGCCGTCCAAAAAGAATTGGGCTTAAATCCTGAGATCACCAATGTAAACGGTGGAGCAGTCGCGATTGGACATCCGCTGGGAGCAAGCGGTGCGAGGGTGACCATCACTTTGGCTTACGAACTCAGAAGAAGAAAGGCAAAATACGGAGTCGCTTCTCTTTGTATCGGCGGTGGACAAGGGATCGCTCTTATCCTGGAAAACCCGGAAGCCTAA